From the Luteolibacter arcticus genome, one window contains:
- a CDS encoding transporter substrate-binding domain-containing protein, which produces MFDRRRFLSLSAASLAAVSCSEKPAAGSAPELRIGMDLTYPPFEMQDKAGKPDGVGVKIAEALAAKLGRPLKIVPMQFTGLIPALQTGNIDLILSSMTATDERRKSIDFTDPYAFTGLAILVQKNSDIQSIDDLKKPGRSLTAKTSTTGQIWITDHLPSAKLVVFEDEASCVLEVAQGRADAFIYDQLSIFRYSQQNPDTTRGLLKAFVEESWALGVAKGNDALREQVNGFIKSFRDEGGFEKLGAQYLSEEKKFLESQGIPFIIR; this is translated from the coding sequence ATGTTCGACCGCCGCCGATTCCTCTCCCTCTCCGCTGCCTCGCTGGCAGCCGTTTCCTGCTCGGAAAAACCTGCGGCCGGCAGTGCTCCGGAGCTCCGCATCGGCATGGATCTCACCTATCCGCCCTTCGAGATGCAGGACAAGGCCGGCAAGCCGGACGGCGTCGGCGTGAAGATCGCAGAAGCGCTGGCCGCGAAGCTCGGCCGTCCGCTCAAGATCGTGCCGATGCAATTCACCGGCCTGATTCCCGCGCTCCAGACGGGAAACATCGACCTCATCCTCTCCTCGATGACCGCCACCGACGAACGCCGCAAGTCGATCGATTTCACCGATCCCTACGCCTTCACCGGCCTCGCGATCCTGGTGCAGAAAAACTCTGACATCCAATCGATCGACGACCTGAAGAAGCCCGGCCGATCGCTGACCGCGAAGACTTCCACCACCGGCCAGATCTGGATTACCGACCATCTTCCCTCGGCCAAGCTGGTCGTCTTCGAGGATGAGGCGTCGTGCGTGCTCGAAGTTGCCCAAGGGCGGGCGGACGCCTTCATCTACGACCAGCTCAGCATCTTCCGCTATTCCCAGCAGAATCCAGACACGACCCGCGGCCTGCTCAAGGCCTTCGTGGAGGAATCCTGGGCGCTCGGCGTGGCCAAGGGCAACGACGCGCTCCGCGAGCAGGTGAATGGCTTCATCAAGTCTTTCCGAGATGAAGGCGGCTTCGAAAAACTAGGCGCGCAGTACTTGAGCGAGGAGAAGAAGTTCCTCGAAAGCCAGGGCATCCCCTTCATCATCCGCTGA
- a CDS encoding amino acid ABC transporter permease, translating into MTRRQQIANALVAIAMAAGFAWLCVSIFGRLGKQTDWTKAWEYRESLWAGWKLTLVLSLASLLGSVVFGLLFLLGQRSPLPVIRKTCRGFLEFVRDTPLLVHLLFGYFVIFAPLLSRPLAAQGLEDKIVIGGLLLSLFGGAYLGEILRGGVESIPRTQWDSARAVGFSPVQVYRYVIFPQALRRVLPAIAGLFVSLIKDSSLLSVIGVSEYFYNTKNFISRSYAGLEGYLPLAIGYLILTLPVAWLSHWLEKRFRDET; encoded by the coding sequence GTGACCCGCCGCCAGCAGATCGCCAATGCCCTCGTCGCCATCGCCATGGCGGCGGGCTTCGCGTGGCTGTGCGTGTCGATCTTCGGCCGGCTCGGCAAGCAGACCGACTGGACCAAGGCATGGGAATACCGGGAATCGCTGTGGGCCGGCTGGAAGCTCACCCTCGTTCTTTCGCTCGCGTCGCTGTTAGGAAGCGTGGTCTTCGGCCTGTTGTTCTTGTTAGGCCAGCGCTCTCCCCTGCCCGTGATCCGGAAGACCTGCCGCGGCTTCCTTGAATTCGTCCGCGACACGCCGCTGCTGGTTCACTTGCTGTTCGGCTACTTCGTGATCTTCGCGCCGCTGCTTTCGCGGCCGCTGGCGGCGCAGGGTCTTGAAGACAAGATCGTCATCGGCGGCCTGCTGCTGTCGCTTTTCGGCGGTGCCTATCTCGGCGAGATCCTGCGCGGCGGGGTGGAAAGCATTCCGCGCACGCAGTGGGACTCGGCCCGTGCGGTCGGCTTCAGCCCGGTGCAGGTCTATCGCTACGTGATCTTTCCGCAGGCGCTGCGCCGCGTGCTGCCGGCCATCGCGGGCCTGTTCGTTTCCCTCATCAAGGACTCCTCGCTGCTCAGCGTGATCGGCGTGTCGGAATACTTTTACAATACCAAGAACTTCATCTCCCGCTCCTACGCCGGACTCGAGGGCTACCTGCCGCTCGCGATCGGTTATCTCATCCTCACCCTGCCGGTCGCGTGGCTGTCGCACTGGTTGGAAAAACGCTTCCGCGATGAAACTTGA
- a CDS encoding amino acid ABC transporter ATP-binding protein: protein MKLEVDRVTKRYGATTALDGLSLHLASARVMVLIGPSGGGKSTLLRVLGGLETADEGTVQVNDHRLIADPAALQAYRRQNGFLFQQFNLFPHMSARRNITLPLEKVHGHPPDKALQLAEQALGRFGLLEHADKLPAQLSGGQQQRVGIARAVAFSPEVLFLDEPTSALDPEMTAEVLELIQELAEAGQDIILSTHEMGFARAVADQVAFVAAGKIEEFRPPAELFGAPESALCQRFLSRVMRY, encoded by the coding sequence ATGAAACTTGAAGTCGATCGCGTGACGAAACGCTACGGCGCGACCACCGCGCTCGATGGCCTGTCGCTGCACCTCGCCTCGGCGCGGGTGATGGTGCTGATCGGCCCCTCGGGCGGCGGGAAGAGCACGCTGCTCCGGGTGTTAGGCGGCCTCGAAACCGCCGATGAAGGCACGGTGCAGGTCAACGACCACCGGCTCATCGCCGACCCCGCCGCGCTCCAGGCCTACCGCCGGCAAAACGGCTTCCTGTTCCAACAGTTCAACCTCTTCCCCCACATGAGCGCGCGGCGGAACATCACGCTGCCGCTCGAAAAAGTCCACGGTCACCCCCCCGACAAGGCGCTCCAACTGGCGGAGCAGGCACTCGGCAGGTTCGGGCTGTTAGAGCACGCGGACAAGTTGCCCGCCCAACTCTCCGGCGGCCAGCAGCAGCGCGTCGGCATCGCCCGCGCGGTTGCCTTCTCGCCGGAGGTGCTGTTCCTCGACGAGCCGACCTCGGCGCTCGACCCCGAAATGACGGCCGAGGTGTTGGAGCTGATCCAGGAGCTCGCCGAAGCCGGGCAGGACATCATTCTCAGCACCCATGAGATGGGCTTCGCCCGCGCCGTGGCGGATCAGGTTGCGTTCGTCGCCGCGGGAAAGATCGAGGAGTTCCGCCCCCCTGCCGAACTGTTCGGCGCGCCCGAATCGGCGCTCTGCCAACGCTTCCTCTCGCGGGTCATGCGCTATTGA
- a CDS encoding LamG domain-containing protein: MKSQANPLVAVVLSTGMLWPLTQAAVTPYSGSEANTAFLFHLDDTSGSVAANSASGAAASKLQALTVDGNPLSGTGAATNVTTLWGGVAFPGFGTAANLSGADDLGLPIDVTGPSAVPDGTFVASGGTNADTISLSSIMGTDSAFTIEALVNIPNLTTASRSIAQTDSSNGNDTRGFQFRISNGNVELNSIGLFSNNGTGATTFAIPTTGANAFVANEWFHIALVYTNASGAESSTIYWTRVNAATEQASVLGTTGNEGVDPAWVSPLVIGNEGRNTGSGVNMWEGLRGLIDEVRISKVARTPTQFIFTPNGDTDGDELLDSWELIHFRENESETVVQVLAKQGKTGNPDGDSADNFTEQNAGSDPNNAQSIPGDIDGDGLGDPWEITHFGVITAQDGNGDPDNDYAYNEDEETAGTDPSGTDGSTSFPDSEPDGLSDGWELFRFDDLDEIANGDPDHDLYTNAEEYTAGTDPTQQLSALDSDTDGLNDGWEALYFHLTGESRATTLAKQTGTGDPDGDHYSNEEEEAASTNPTTAQKPSDTDADGLLDSWEQFHFTNLDETGTGNTDGDSANHSAEQAAGSNPTLASSTPADIDGDGTLDTEEAFHPYTADSNTLHLWHLDEVDQAAADAGSGALSMAALNANGRLWAPSLAGFATGLDPSPGRGTLTGGALAAKPLVNGTSDNATLTYAGVDGAFTFEAIVRIDFDPAVAPATVNPMQILTGEADEAASRVWQFRLVPVGGAGNTAGTAPLLEFINLHAETAIQSLSVALPISSDPDAIAQGGWYHVAVAYNGTEATADNFKFYWTLLDSTRTQANEVFSGQMTSDLITATPDFTIGNEGRDFGSGVGSTDSFLGVVDEVRISDIARTPAQFLFAGGDDDSDNDDLPDSWETTYFDGLAEIATGDFEHDGTDNLTEYRLGLIPNGGSSRFAATRTSGGAIQWPSVTGVTFKIERSINLSGWSTLEAAFAGTAGTASYTDPEPPAGKAFYKITLNP; this comes from the coding sequence ATGAAATCCCAAGCGAATCCGCTCGTAGCGGTCGTCCTGTCCACTGGCATGCTCTGGCCCCTGACCCAAGCGGCCGTGACACCCTACTCCGGCTCGGAGGCCAATACTGCCTTCCTCTTTCATCTCGACGACACCAGCGGCTCGGTCGCCGCCAACTCGGCCTCCGGAGCGGCGGCCTCCAAGCTCCAGGCATTGACTGTCGATGGAAACCCCCTCTCCGGGACAGGAGCCGCGACCAATGTGACCACCTTGTGGGGTGGCGTCGCCTTTCCCGGCTTCGGCACCGCGGCCAATCTCTCCGGCGCGGATGACCTCGGCCTCCCGATCGACGTCACCGGCCCATCCGCCGTACCCGACGGCACCTTCGTCGCCTCCGGCGGCACCAATGCGGACACCATCAGCCTCTCCAGTATCATGGGGACCGACAGTGCCTTCACCATCGAGGCACTGGTCAATATCCCGAACCTGACCACCGCCAGCCGCTCGATCGCTCAAACGGACAGCAGCAACGGCAACGATACCCGCGGCTTCCAGTTCCGCATCAGCAACGGCAACGTCGAACTGAACTCGATCGGCCTCTTCAGCAACAATGGCACCGGCGCCACCACTTTCGCGATTCCGACCACCGGTGCCAATGCGTTTGTCGCCAACGAATGGTTCCACATCGCGCTGGTTTACACGAATGCCAGCGGTGCCGAGTCATCGACGATCTATTGGACGCGGGTGAACGCAGCCACCGAGCAAGCCAGCGTGCTCGGCACCACCGGGAACGAAGGCGTGGACCCGGCCTGGGTATCGCCACTCGTCATCGGCAACGAGGGCCGCAACACCGGCAGCGGCGTCAACATGTGGGAGGGCCTGCGCGGATTGATCGATGAAGTCCGCATCAGCAAAGTAGCTCGCACCCCCACGCAGTTCATTTTCACGCCAAACGGCGACACGGATGGCGACGAACTGCTCGACTCATGGGAACTCATCCACTTCCGCGAAAACGAATCGGAAACCGTCGTCCAAGTCCTCGCGAAGCAAGGCAAAACCGGCAATCCGGATGGAGACTCCGCGGACAACTTCACTGAACAGAATGCCGGCTCAGATCCGAACAACGCCCAGTCCATTCCCGGCGACATCGATGGTGACGGCCTCGGCGATCCTTGGGAAATCACCCACTTCGGCGTCATCACCGCCCAGGATGGCAATGGCGACCCCGACAATGACTACGCCTACAACGAGGACGAGGAAACGGCGGGCACCGATCCTTCCGGCACCGATGGCTCCACTAGCTTCCCTGACTCGGAGCCGGATGGCTTGAGCGATGGCTGGGAGCTTTTCCGCTTCGATGATCTCGATGAAATCGCGAACGGCGACCCGGATCACGACCTCTACACCAATGCCGAGGAGTACACCGCTGGCACCGACCCGACCCAGCAACTCTCCGCTCTGGACAGCGACACCGACGGCCTCAATGACGGCTGGGAAGCGCTCTACTTCCACCTGACCGGCGAAAGCCGTGCCACCACGCTCGCCAAGCAAACCGGTACCGGCGATCCCGACGGGGACCACTACAGCAACGAAGAGGAAGAAGCCGCGTCGACCAATCCGACCACCGCGCAGAAGCCATCCGATACCGACGCGGACGGCCTGCTCGATTCATGGGAGCAGTTCCATTTCACCAACCTCGACGAGACCGGCACCGGCAATACCGATGGCGACTCCGCCAATCACTCGGCCGAACAAGCCGCCGGTTCGAATCCCACGCTTGCCAGTTCAACCCCGGCTGACATCGACGGCGACGGCACCCTCGACACGGAGGAAGCCTTCCACCCCTACACCGCCGATTCGAACACGCTTCACCTGTGGCACCTCGATGAAGTGGATCAGGCTGCTGCCGATGCAGGCAGCGGTGCGCTTTCCATGGCCGCGCTGAATGCCAACGGCCGGCTGTGGGCTCCATCGCTTGCCGGCTTTGCCACCGGTCTCGATCCATCGCCCGGACGTGGCACGCTGACGGGCGGCGCGCTTGCCGCCAAGCCTCTGGTCAATGGCACGTCGGACAATGCCACGCTGACCTACGCCGGCGTCGATGGTGCCTTCACCTTCGAAGCGATCGTGCGCATCGATTTCGATCCGGCCGTGGCGCCAGCGACCGTGAACCCGATGCAGATCTTGACCGGCGAGGCGGACGAAGCCGCCAGCCGCGTGTGGCAATTCCGCCTCGTGCCCGTCGGCGGCGCGGGTAACACCGCGGGCACCGCTCCGCTGCTGGAATTCATCAACCTCCACGCCGAGACCGCCATCCAGTCGCTATCGGTTGCGCTGCCGATCAGCAGCGACCCCGACGCCATCGCCCAGGGCGGCTGGTATCATGTCGCGGTCGCCTACAACGGCACCGAGGCCACCGCCGACAACTTCAAGTTCTATTGGACCCTGCTCGATTCCACGCGCACGCAGGCCAACGAGGTCTTCTCCGGCCAGATGACCAGCGACCTGATCACGGCAACACCCGATTTCACCATCGGCAACGAAGGCCGCGATTTCGGCTCCGGCGTCGGCAGCACGGACAGTTTCCTGGGTGTGGTGGACGAAGTCCGCATCAGCGACATCGCCCGCACACCGGCCCAGTTCCTCTTCGCCGGGGGCGATGACGATAGCGACAATGACGACCTGCCGGACAGTTGGGAAACCACCTACTTCGACGGACTTGCGGAGATCGCGACCGGAGACTTCGAGCACGATGGCACCGACAATCTCACGGAGTATCGCCTGGGGCTGATCCCGAACGGCGGCAGCTCGCGCTTTGCCGCCACCCGCACCAGCGGCGGTGCCATCCAGTGGCCGAGCGTCACCGGCGTCACCTTCAAGATCGAGCGCAGCATCAACCTGAGCGGATGGAGCACGCTCGAAGCCGCCTTCGCCGGCACGGCGGGGACCGCCAGCTACACCGATCCTGAGCCACCGGCGGGCAAGGCATTCTACAAGATCACGCTCAATCCCTGA
- a CDS encoding (R)-mandelonitrile lyase, with amino-acid sequence MEILRAGSRPSNKGPEDWFTGAVRIDPVIQTGAPARVAAATVTFEPGARTAWHTHPLGQTLLVTAGCGRVQREGGAVEEIRPGDVVWFPPGEKHWHGAAPSTAMTHIAIQEQLDGKAVDWLEKVSEEQYFG; translated from the coding sequence ATGGAAATCCTGCGAGCTGGCTCCCGTCCCTCCAACAAAGGCCCCGAAGACTGGTTCACCGGTGCCGTGCGCATCGACCCGGTCATCCAGACGGGTGCCCCGGCACGCGTCGCCGCGGCCACCGTCACCTTCGAGCCCGGCGCCCGCACCGCCTGGCACACCCACCCGCTGGGCCAGACCCTGCTCGTCACCGCGGGCTGTGGCCGCGTGCAGCGGGAGGGAGGTGCGGTCGAGGAAATCCGCCCCGGCGACGTCGTCTGGTTCCCGCCGGGCGAGAAGCACTGGCACGGAGCCGCGCCGAGCACCGCGATGACCCACATCGCCATTCAGGAGCAGTTGGACGGCAAGGCAGTCGATTGGCTGGAGAAAGTCAGCGAAGAGCAGTATTTTGGCTAG
- the nspC gene encoding carboxynorspermidine decarboxylase, with amino-acid sequence MELPPLRVASFVISLAALKRNTAILRETADAAGCKIVLALKGFSCWKAFPHFRDQLDGCCASGLWEALLARDYFQKHVVTYSPGYQEEEIRQLCEFTHHLDFNSLSQWFRFRDIVMAHPRFQSGDLLCGLRVNPQCSTGETPLYDPCVPGSRLGITADQLEGADLTGLSGLHFHTLCEQNSDDLEKTLAAVDEKFGHLLRSPQFTYLNMGGGHWITKPFYDRERLIRLVRETKAKYDVEVWLEPGEAAAIHTGVLRAEVLDVFESAGHKLVILDVSATAHMPDVLEMPYRPDVYLASTGSAEFIPPEATPRPAVTFEGETYQLSSESGEHLYRIGGPTCLAGDVTGDFAFPRPLKPGDTLVFDDMAHYTMVKTTTFNGVPHPSIVFQHEDGTLETIREFGYADFRDRLA; translated from the coding sequence TTGGAACTTCCTCCTCTCCGCGTGGCCTCGTTCGTCATTTCCCTCGCCGCGCTGAAGCGCAATACCGCCATCCTTCGCGAAACCGCCGATGCCGCGGGGTGCAAGATCGTGCTCGCGCTGAAGGGCTTCTCCTGTTGGAAAGCCTTTCCCCATTTCCGTGATCAACTCGACGGCTGCTGCGCCTCCGGCCTGTGGGAGGCATTGCTGGCACGCGACTATTTCCAGAAGCACGTGGTGACCTACTCCCCTGGCTATCAGGAGGAGGAAATCCGGCAGCTCTGCGAGTTCACGCATCACCTCGACTTCAACTCGCTGTCGCAGTGGTTCCGCTTCCGCGACATCGTGATGGCGCATCCGCGCTTCCAGAGCGGTGATCTGCTGTGTGGTTTGCGCGTGAACCCGCAGTGCTCGACCGGTGAAACCCCGCTTTACGATCCATGCGTGCCCGGCTCGCGGCTCGGCATCACCGCCGACCAACTCGAAGGCGCGGACTTGACCGGCCTGTCCGGCCTGCACTTCCACACGCTGTGCGAGCAAAACTCGGACGACCTTGAGAAGACGCTCGCCGCAGTCGATGAGAAGTTCGGCCATCTACTACGTTCACCGCAGTTCACCTACCTGAACATGGGCGGCGGCCACTGGATCACCAAGCCCTTCTACGATCGCGAGCGGTTGATCCGTCTCGTCCGCGAGACAAAGGCGAAATACGATGTCGAAGTCTGGCTCGAACCCGGCGAGGCCGCGGCGATCCACACCGGCGTGCTGCGCGCGGAGGTGCTCGATGTCTTCGAGTCCGCAGGCCACAAGCTGGTCATCCTCGATGTCTCGGCCACCGCGCACATGCCAGACGTCCTCGAAATGCCCTACCGGCCCGACGTTTATCTCGCGTCCACTGGGAGCGCAGAATTCATTCCGCCCGAAGCCACGCCACGCCCCGCCGTCACCTTCGAAGGCGAGACCTATCAACTCTCCAGCGAATCCGGCGAGCACCTCTACCGCATCGGCGGCCCCACCTGCCTTGCCGGCGACGTCACCGGCGACTTCGCCTTCCCACGGCCACTCAAGCCCGGCGACACCCTCGTCTTCGACGACATGGCGCACTACACGATGGTGAAGACGACCACCTTCAACGGCGTCCCCCACCCCTCCATCGTCTTCCAGCATGAGGATGGAACCCTGGAGACCATCCGGGAGTTCGGCTACGCGGATTTCCGGGACCGGCTCGCGTAG
- a CDS encoding ABC transporter ATP-binding protein, translated as MISWIDPLAGEPADLVRIAGLGVDYGERRAVDAVNLRVPPGEVFGLLGPNGAGKTTMFRVMATLLPPTRGEVALCGETIHDRPREVRSAISYMPDLAPMPSDLRAIEYLRFFAESYGLRGKARDNRVTECLESVGLQERAKDICTKLSLGMRQRLALAKAILHRPRLLILDEPASGLDPLARVDLKNALRRQADNGATVILSSHIMAEIQDLCTSIGLLQRGRLLDAGPIRKVLAKFGHAEMRVIVRAPGRRDEVAAWLREVPGVKAELRLLDDESIELRLDEAKLSRAALFTALGEARLGVTGMNVVETSVEEVVVRLGSQASLS; from the coding sequence ATGATCTCGTGGATTGACCCGCTTGCAGGCGAGCCTGCCGATCTGGTGCGCATCGCCGGCCTCGGCGTGGACTATGGGGAACGCCGTGCGGTGGATGCCGTGAACCTGCGGGTCCCGCCCGGCGAAGTGTTCGGTCTGTTAGGCCCCAATGGTGCGGGCAAGACCACAATGTTCCGCGTGATGGCCACACTGCTGCCACCTACCCGTGGCGAAGTGGCATTGTGTGGGGAAACAATCCACGACCGGCCGCGCGAAGTCCGCTCCGCCATTTCCTACATGCCGGATCTCGCGCCGATGCCCTCCGACCTGCGTGCCATCGAATACCTGCGCTTCTTCGCCGAGTCCTATGGCCTGCGTGGCAAGGCGCGTGACAATCGTGTCACGGAGTGCCTCGAATCGGTGGGCCTCCAGGAGCGGGCGAAGGACATCTGCACGAAGCTTTCGCTCGGCATGCGCCAGCGCCTCGCCTTGGCCAAGGCGATCCTCCACCGTCCGCGCCTGCTTATCCTCGACGAACCGGCCAGCGGTCTCGATCCACTGGCTCGCGTCGATCTGAAGAACGCCCTGCGCCGCCAGGCCGACAATGGTGCCACCGTCATTCTCAGCTCCCACATCATGGCGGAGATCCAGGATCTCTGCACGTCCATCGGCCTGCTGCAACGCGGGCGTTTGTTAGACGCCGGTCCCATCCGCAAGGTCCTCGCGAAATTCGGCCACGCGGAGATGCGGGTCATCGTCCGCGCTCCCGGCCGCCGCGACGAGGTTGCCGCGTGGCTTCGCGAGGTTCCCGGCGTGAAGGCGGAACTGCGTCTTCTGGATGACGAATCGATCGAACTCCGGCTCGACGAGGCGAAGCTTTCCCGCGCCGCGCTCTTCACCGCGCTTGGCGAAGCTCGGCTCGGTGTGACCGGCATGAATGTCGTGGAAACCAGCGTCGAGGAAGTCGTCGTCCGCCTCGGCAGCCAAGCCTCCCTGTCATGA
- a CDS encoding RNA polymerase sigma factor, which produces MTADTDNDLALRWKSGVVEAYNELVRRHLDSVHRYVRSRCGNDPDASDICQEVFLEVCLKIANFDPAYPFTAWLYTIARRKTVDRFRRHKPAEEFVADRHSGTESSHPSSILEERESARDAWEKVFKLLPETQATALWLRVQGHQSIEQIAATMDQSEANVKVLLFRARQRLAKEWRPTATITS; this is translated from the coding sequence GTGACTGCGGACACCGACAACGACCTCGCACTGCGCTGGAAATCCGGCGTGGTGGAGGCCTACAACGAGCTGGTGCGGCGGCATCTCGATTCCGTCCACCGCTACGTCCGCTCGCGCTGTGGCAACGACCCCGACGCCTCCGACATCTGCCAGGAAGTCTTTCTCGAAGTCTGCCTCAAGATCGCCAACTTCGATCCGGCCTACCCGTTCACCGCATGGCTGTATACCATCGCCCGGCGCAAGACGGTGGACCGCTTCCGCCGCCACAAGCCGGCCGAGGAGTTCGTCGCCGACCGTCACAGCGGCACCGAATCGAGTCATCCCTCAAGCATCCTCGAAGAGCGCGAGTCCGCTCGCGATGCTTGGGAAAAGGTGTTCAAGCTGCTGCCCGAGACGCAGGCCACCGCGTTGTGGCTGCGCGTCCAGGGCCACCAGAGCATCGAGCAAATCGCCGCCACCATGGACCAGAGCGAAGCCAACGTGAAAGTCCTGCTGTTCCGAGCCCGCCAGCGCCTTGCGAAGGAATGGCGCCCTACTGCCACCATCACCTCGTGA
- the speA gene encoding biosynthetic arginine decarboxylase, with protein MVPPAADKVAKSKKENAWSPDQSAELYGVEQWGHGFFGVNKKGHVTVKLQDDNGGSDVSLFEIIEGLRDRGTDLPVLLRFRDLLHSRIRELNESFRQAIKDTGYCGEYRGVYPIKVNQQRQVIEEISEFGKQYHYGLEAGSKPELIAALAHMHDTEAYIVCNGYKDEEFIDLALHAQKMGLKVMLVLEMPTELDLILERSRKLGVLPNLGVRVRLSTRGSGHWAESAGDKSVFGLSATQVIDVVDRLKDAGYLGCLRMLHYHQGSQIPNIAAIREGATEVARMYCDLVKEGAPMGVLDIGGGMAVDYDGSHTNFHSSCNYSILEYCTDVIETIMQICDKAGVSHPNLISESGRAIVAYYSVLVFNVLDVSTVQTTEKAPPVPEQAPQNLFNLIAVNKDLSKRNLQECFNDAVYYRDQVRAQFFYGAATLRERGIAEAWFWHIMTRISKLILELEIVPEDLRELSDTLVDFYYCNFSLFQSLPDSWAIKQLFPVLPIHRLDERPRQRGVIADITCDCDGKIDRFIDREDEKKVLPLHDIKPGEPYYIATFLVGAYQETLGDLHNLLGDTNVVGVHLEDGKPVYTHEVEGDTVADVLSYVEYDPKELVGRFRAFAEKAVAQGRISPKERREVLDLYRTGLAGYTYFED; from the coding sequence ATGGTTCCGCCCGCCGCCGACAAGGTCGCCAAATCCAAGAAGGAAAACGCGTGGTCTCCCGACCAGTCCGCCGAACTCTATGGCGTGGAGCAGTGGGGGCACGGCTTTTTCGGCGTGAACAAGAAGGGCCATGTGACGGTCAAGCTGCAGGACGACAATGGCGGCTCCGATGTCTCGCTTTTCGAAATCATCGAAGGCCTGCGTGACCGCGGCACCGATCTGCCCGTGCTGCTGCGTTTCCGCGACCTCCTGCACTCGCGCATCCGCGAGCTGAACGAGTCTTTCCGCCAAGCCATCAAGGACACCGGCTACTGCGGCGAATACCGCGGCGTCTATCCGATCAAGGTGAACCAGCAGCGGCAGGTCATCGAGGAGATCTCCGAGTTCGGGAAGCAATACCACTACGGTCTCGAAGCCGGCTCCAAGCCCGAGCTGATCGCCGCGCTGGCCCACATGCATGACACCGAGGCCTACATCGTCTGCAACGGCTACAAGGACGAGGAGTTCATCGACCTCGCCCTCCATGCCCAGAAGATGGGCCTGAAGGTGATGCTGGTGCTCGAGATGCCGACCGAGCTCGACCTCATCCTGGAGCGCTCCCGGAAGCTGGGCGTGCTGCCAAACCTCGGCGTGCGCGTCCGGCTATCCACCCGCGGGTCCGGCCACTGGGCGGAAAGCGCCGGCGACAAGTCGGTCTTCGGCCTGAGCGCCACCCAGGTCATCGACGTGGTGGATCGGCTCAAGGACGCAGGTTACCTCGGCTGCCTGCGCATGCTCCACTACCACCAGGGTAGCCAGATCCCGAACATCGCGGCGATCCGCGAGGGAGCCACCGAAGTGGCGCGGATGTATTGCGACCTGGTCAAGGAGGGCGCGCCGATGGGAGTGCTCGACATCGGCGGCGGCATGGCGGTCGACTACGATGGCTCGCACACCAATTTCCACTCCTCCTGCAACTACTCCATCCTTGAGTACTGCACCGACGTCATCGAGACGATCATGCAGATCTGCGACAAGGCAGGCGTGTCGCACCCGAACCTCATTTCGGAATCCGGCCGCGCCATCGTCGCCTACTACTCGGTGCTCGTCTTCAACGTGCTGGACGTTTCCACCGTGCAGACCACGGAGAAGGCTCCGCCCGTGCCGGAACAGGCGCCACAGAACCTCTTCAACCTGATTGCGGTCAACAAGGACCTCAGCAAGCGCAACCTCCAGGAGTGCTTCAACGATGCGGTCTATTACCGCGACCAGGTCCGCGCCCAGTTCTTCTACGGTGCCGCCACCCTGCGTGAGCGCGGCATCGCAGAGGCGTGGTTCTGGCACATCATGACCCGCATTTCCAAGCTCATCCTGGAGCTGGAAATCGTCCCGGAGGACCTGCGCGAACTTTCCGACACGCTGGTCGATTTCTACTACTGCAATTTCAGCTTGTTCCAGAGCTTGCCGGACTCGTGGGCGATCAAGCAGCTCTTCCCGGTGCTCCCGATCCACCGCCTCGACGAGCGGCCGCGCCAGCGTGGCGTGATCGCCGACATCACCTGTGACTGCGACGGCAAGATCGACCGATTCATCGACCGCGAGGACGAAAAGAAGGTGCTGCCGCTCCACGACATCAAGCCGGGCGAGCCCTACTACATTGCGACTTTCCTCGTCGGAGCCTATCAGGAGACGCTGGGCGACCTGCACAACCTGCTGGGCGACACCAACGTCGTCGGCGTCCATCTTGAAGACGGCAAGCCGGTCTATACCCACGAGGTCGAGGGCGACACCGTGGCGGACGTGCTCTCCTACGTGGAATACGACCCTAAGGAACTCGTCGGCCGCTTCCGCGCCTTCGCCGAGAAAGCCGTGGCTCAAGGCCGCATTTCGCCGAAAGAGCGCCGGGAAGTGCTGGACCTCTATCGGACCGGCTTGGCGGGCTACACCTACTTCGAAGACTGA